The following coding sequences are from one Deltaproteobacteria bacterium HGW-Deltaproteobacteria-4 window:
- a CDS encoding ribonuclease PH, translating into MSQLRNDGRQDQQLRPIILTRHFTRYAEGSVLVEFGATKVLCNATIEESVPPFLRGKGQGWVTAEYSMLPRATHTRSPRESTKGKVGGRTHEIQRLIGRSLRAVIDLSALGERSIQIDCDVLQADGGTRTAAITGAWVALADALNGLVAQGKLKTSPLRDTVAAVSVGIVGGVPMLDLCYEEDSRADVDMNVVVTGDGRFVEVQGTAEAEPFTGAELDLLRDLALQGCAQLALLQQKSLAEG; encoded by the coding sequence ATGTCCCAGTTACGCAATGATGGTCGTCAGGATCAGCAATTACGGCCAATTATCCTGACTCGTCACTTTACCCGATATGCCGAAGGGTCCGTCCTCGTCGAGTTCGGGGCCACCAAGGTGCTGTGCAACGCCACGATCGAAGAGAGTGTCCCCCCCTTTCTGCGTGGCAAAGGGCAGGGGTGGGTCACTGCGGAGTATTCCATGCTCCCCCGCGCCACCCACACCCGTTCCCCCCGCGAGTCGACCAAGGGTAAGGTGGGAGGGCGTACCCATGAAATTCAGCGCTTGATCGGCCGCTCGCTGCGGGCGGTCATCGATCTTTCCGCCCTCGGGGAAAGGAGTATTCAGATCGATTGTGATGTCCTCCAGGCTGATGGCGGAACGCGGACTGCCGCGATTACCGGTGCCTGGGTCGCCCTTGCCGATGCTCTCAACGGTTTAGTGGCACAAGGGAAGCTGAAGACCTCGCCGCTACGGGATACGGTCGCCGCGGTAAGCGTCGGTATCGTTGGCGGCGTGCCAATGCTTGATCTTTGTTATGAAGAAGATTCCCGTGCGGATGTTGACATGAACGTGGTTGTCACCGGCGACGGCCGTTTTGTCGAGGTACAGGGGACGGCCGAGGCTGAACCCTTTACCGGTGCCGAACTCGATCTCCTCCGTGATCTCGCTCTGCAGGGGTGTGCTCAGCTGGCGTTATTGCAGCAAAAGTCTTTGGCGGAGGGGTAA
- a CDS encoding peptidase M20, which produces MLNLDRLSREFARQAAISSPSRREGAMARYLAERFSALGGSIEWDGTGAKIGGEADNLIVRFAATGRDTAPLMLSVHMDTVEPCAIVQPQLQNGIFTSIGETILGSDDKSGIAEIIEALEILREEQIPHGPLEVVVTVCEEVGLLGAKHFDAGRLTSRRGFALDTSGIDKLILAAPAANKLHFTIAGREAHAGIAPEAGISAIAIAAAAISRMKLGRIDFETTANIGTISGGIATNIIPRRVELKGEVRSHDPLKLEMQTRQMVTAVEEAAAAAARSIDGILICPEAHCQVVAEYPRMAVSADSPLVQGAVAAAHRLGRQLELLPGGGGSDANIFNALGIETVILATGMTDVHTVNESVALADMAGVAELLVEIIRSA; this is translated from the coding sequence ATGCTTAATCTTGACCGCCTCAGCCGCGAGTTTGCCCGTCAGGCTGCCATCAGTAGCCCTTCACGCCGCGAAGGGGCGATGGCCCGCTATCTTGCCGAACGCTTTTCGGCGCTGGGAGGGAGTATCGAATGGGATGGCACCGGCGCCAAGATCGGCGGGGAAGCCGACAATCTCATCGTTCGTTTTGCCGCGACCGGCCGGGATACGGCACCGCTGATGCTGTCGGTACATATGGATACAGTGGAACCCTGCGCCATTGTCCAGCCACAGCTGCAGAACGGGATCTTTACCAGTATCGGTGAAACGATTCTCGGTTCCGATGACAAATCCGGGATTGCCGAGATTATCGAAGCTCTCGAAATCCTCCGCGAAGAGCAGATCCCGCACGGTCCCCTTGAAGTTGTCGTGACGGTTTGTGAAGAGGTCGGCCTCCTCGGCGCCAAGCACTTTGATGCCGGGCGGCTGACATCCCGGCGCGGTTTTGCACTCGATACCTCGGGCATCGACAAGCTGATTCTGGCGGCCCCGGCCGCCAACAAGCTCCATTTCACCATTGCCGGCCGGGAAGCGCATGCCGGCATTGCTCCGGAGGCCGGCATCTCGGCCATTGCCATTGCGGCGGCTGCGATCAGCCGGATGAAACTGGGCCGTATCGATTTTGAGACGACCGCCAATATCGGCACGATCAGTGGTGGCATCGCCACCAACATCATTCCGCGCCGCGTTGAATTAAAGGGCGAGGTGCGTAGTCACGATCCGCTCAAGCTCGAGATGCAGACCCGGCAGATGGTTACAGCGGTCGAAGAGGCGGCGGCAGCAGCCGCCCGCAGCATCGATGGTATCCTCATTTGCCCGGAAGCCCATTGTCAGGTTGTTGCTGAATATCCACGCATGGCCGTCTCCGCCGATTCCCCGTTGGTGCAGGGCGCGGTTGCTGCCGCGCATCGCCTGGGGCGTCAGCTTGAACTTCTCCCCGGCGGTGGCGGCTCCGATGCCAATATCTTTAATGCTCTCGGGATTGAAACCGTTATTCTCGCCACCGGTATGACCGATGTTCACACCGTCAACGAATCGGTGGCACTGGCCGACATGGCCGGGGTGGCTGAGCTCCTGGTCGAGATTATCCGCTCCGCATGA
- a CDS encoding MFS transporter codes for MNEGGAERVPKEGQVRVGTARFRRVNLALFCAGFITFVTLYDVQPLLPLFAREFSVSPAIASLPLSVATIALAVGMLIAGTLSESLGRRQVMTVALLLTSFLAMATYLTSSFTSLLVLRLVQGMVLAGVPSVAMAYLGEEMDAQSIAPAMGLYISGNAMGGMTGRIGSAFLCDYMPWQTAIALIGVISLVLTLVFFKSLPASTNFVRRPFRIRYLVTSLYQHLHDPGLLCLYALAFLSMGGFVSLYNYIGFRLLGAPYDLSQSQVSLIFLVYLLGSFSSGVVGSLINRFGRNFMIRLTLSTMLVGTLLTLDNSLLLIVFGVGIFTCGFFSAHAIASSWVGRRARTAKAQASSIYLFAYYLGSSISGTIGGIFWVWGGWNGVAMMISLLILSAFAVAAFLLRLPREIEPT; via the coding sequence ATGAATGAAGGTGGTGCAGAGCGGGTGCCGAAAGAAGGACAGGTGCGGGTCGGGACGGCACGCTTCCGGCGGGTCAATCTGGCGCTCTTTTGCGCCGGATTCATCACCTTTGTCACCCTTTACGATGTGCAGCCCCTCCTTCCCCTCTTTGCCCGCGAATTTTCGGTTTCGCCGGCGATCGCCAGTCTTCCCCTCTCCGTCGCCACCATCGCCCTGGCGGTGGGGATGCTCATTGCCGGCACCCTCTCGGAAAGTCTCGGCCGGCGGCAGGTCATGACCGTCGCCCTCCTGTTGACCTCATTTTTGGCAATGGCGACTTATCTGACCTCCTCCTTTACCTCCCTGCTGGTGCTGCGACTGGTGCAGGGGATGGTCCTTGCCGGGGTTCCGTCCGTGGCCATGGCTTATCTCGGCGAAGAGATGGACGCGCAGTCGATCGCTCCGGCGATGGGCCTTTATATCAGTGGTAACGCCATGGGGGGGATGACCGGCCGTATCGGTTCAGCGTTCCTTTGTGATTATATGCCCTGGCAGACCGCGATCGCCCTGATCGGTGTCATCAGTCTGGTCTTGACGCTGGTCTTTTTCAAAAGCCTCCCCGCCTCGACCAACTTTGTCCGTCGACCTTTCCGAATTCGCTATCTCGTTACCTCCCTTTATCAACATCTCCATGACCCCGGCCTCCTTTGTCTCTACGCTCTCGCTTTCCTGTCCATGGGCGGCTTTGTCTCCCTTTATAACTATATCGGCTTTCGCCTCCTCGGCGCCCCCTATGATCTTAGTCAGTCACAGGTTAGTCTGATCTTTCTCGTCTACCTCCTTGGCTCTTTCAGCTCCGGGGTGGTCGGCAGTCTGATCAACCGCTTTGGCCGCAACTTCATGATTCGCCTGACTCTGAGTACCATGCTCGTCGGCACCTTGCTCACACTTGACAACTCCTTGCTCCTGATTGTCTTTGGTGTCGGCATCTTTACCTGCGGCTTCTTCAGTGCGCACGCTATCGCTTCCAGTTGGGTCGGACGGCGGGCCCGGACGGCCAAGGCCCAGGCGTCATCGATTTATCTCTTCGCCTATTATCTCGGATCGAGCATCTCAGGAACAATCGGGGGGATCTTCTGGGTGTGGGGCGGCTGGAACGGTGTGGCGATGATGATCAGTCTCCTTATTCTGAGCGCTTTTGCTGTAGCCGCCTTCCTTTTGCGGTTACCGAGGGAGATTGAGCCGACTTGA